In the genome of bacterium, the window AAATCGTGGCTTAGAGGTGACCTGACAAAAGCCCTGGAAAGTTTCCGGAAGGTGGCGGAAAGCTATCCAAAAAACAGCCTCGCGGATGACGCTCTTTTCGCCGCCGCCGGGATCCTCGAGGAGATGGGGGACAAGGAAGAGGCATACGAGGTTTACTCTTCCATCAGGTCGTCCTATTCCAAGGGGGATATGGCGAAAAAAGCTGGCAGGAAGCTCACCGAGCTCGCGGATTACGCGCCGAGGCAGGAACCCGTCGAAACGGTCGCCGTAACGGGGGACAAGGTCAATATATCGGACATCAAGTACTGGTCGAACCCGGACTATACCCGGGTCGTTGTCTACGGATCAGGGAAAATGGCCTTTTCCGAGAACCAGCTCAAAAAGGACCCGGTCACGGGCAAACCGCCCAGGCTTTACGTCGATATCATGGGAGCGGCCATTCCCCGGAGCCTGTGTGAGACGATCCCCATCGCCGACGGGCTTTTGCTCCAGGCCCGGGTGGCCCAGTACAATACGACGACGGTCAGGCTGGTCCTGGACATCGACAGCATGAAGGATCATCGGGTTTTCAGCATGGAAAACCCCTCGCGCCTGGTCATCGACGTCATGGGAGAGGGGGGCAAGTACGCCGACGACCAGCCTGCCATGGAGACCGCCGAAAGCTCGGAGCCCCTTCCCCTGGCGCAGCAGTTCGGTTTGAGTGTGCAGAAGATCGTCCTGGATCCGGGCCACGGGGGCCGGGATCCAGGGGCGGTGGGACCAAACGGCCTCAAGGAAAAGGACGTGACCCTCGCCCTTGCCTTGAGGCTCAAACCGATCCTGGAGGAGAGAGGGTACCAGATCCTCATGACCCGGCAGGCCGATGTCTACGTGGGTCTCGAGGAACGGACCGCCATGGCCAACGACAACGGGGCCGACCTGTTTATCTCGATCCACACCAACGCCTCGAGGAGCCGCAAGGCGAGGGGGGTGGAGACATACTTCCTGGGGGTCGCCAAGACCAGGGAAGCCAGTGAAACGGCCATGCTGGAGAACGCCATCTCCCAGCAGGCCCTGTCCGACCTGGAAAAGATCCTTCTCGACCTTACCCGAACGTCGAACCTCAAACAGTCCAGCGTCCTTGCCGAATCGATCCAGGACAGCCTTTATGCCGGCCTGTCGGAGAGCTTTGGCGACGTCAGGAACCTGGGTGTCAAGCAGGCTTCATTCTACGTTCTCATCGGCGCCCGGATGCCGTCCGTCCTCGTGGAGACCTCATTCATCAGCAACCCCGGGGAAGAGAAGCTTCTTTCGAGGAAAGATTACCGTGACACGGTCTCCCAATCCCTCCTCAACGGGATCATCAAGTTCGTCAGGGCCCTTTCATCGGCGTCGGGGCCGCGGCCGTGAGCCTCATCGGCGTCGACGCGCTGGCGGAGATAAAAGATCAGAAGGAGCTTGGAAAAGAGCTCCAGAAGATCCACCAGGCAGCCTGGGATACACTCAAGCTGGAGCATGACAGCGGGCGTGACAGCCTGGAGATCATTACGCAGCTCACCCGCCTCATGGACGAGATCATCGGTTTCGTCTTCGAACACACGGCGGACCGGCTCAGGAAGGAAGGGGTGAAGGAAGACAGGCGGCTGACCCTTCTTGCCCTGGGAAGCTACGGCCGCAGGGAGCTGGCCCCGCACTCAGACGTGGATCTCCTCTTTTTCGTGCCGGAGGAGATCAGCGAGTGGACCCGCAAGTTCACGGAACGGATGCTTTACGTTCTCTGGGATACCGGGCTCGATGTGGGTTACAGCACCCGAACGACCAGGGACTGCTTCAGCCTCGCCCAGGATAACTACGATGTCCTGACCTCCATCCTGGACGCGAGGTTCCTCCAGGGAGACCCCGCCTTTTTCGAATCGTTCAAGACCGGGTTTAAAAAAAAGGTGCTCGACAAGGTGGGCACCGATTTCGTGCGTGCCAGGCTGGACGGGATGGAGGAACGCCTCCAGCGGCAGGGAGGGACCATCTACGTCCTGGAACCCAACCTCAAGGAGGGAATGGGGGGCCTCCGTGATATCCACACCTCCCTGTGGGTGGCCAAGGTCCTGTTCGCGGTGGATAGCTTCGAGGAACTGACCGGTATCGAGGGGTTCAGCATCCTGGACAGGGAGGATTACCTGGCCCTGGCAGAGTCGCTGAACTTCCTTCTCCGGGTCCGGTGCGATCTGCACTTCGCCTCCAATACGGCCCGGGACCTCCTGACCATGGAAAGGCAGCAAATGGTCGCCGACAAGTTCGGGATCCGCCACCGCAAGGGGATCCAGGCCGTGGAGAGGTTCATGCAGGAGTATTACCGCCATACGGGGCAGGCGCACCATATAACAATGGGGATCATCAAAAGGTCCATGGAGAGCCGCCGCCGGTCTCCAAGGATCCTCCAGAGGTTGAGGGAAAGGG includes:
- a CDS encoding N-acetylmuramoyl-L-alanine amidase encodes the protein MKVLMDKTISPLSWLMLFFAVALSYNFFHVDPAHGKSYCERLYDSARKDYYSLLESERKQRFHDSWEKVIGKFDDLVDRYPECSRAPDALFNMGVLYQKLYRKSWLRGDLTKALESFRKVAESYPKNSLADDALFAAAGILEEMGDKEEAYEVYSSIRSSYSKGDMAKKAGRKLTELADYAPRQEPVETVAVTGDKVNISDIKYWSNPDYTRVVVYGSGKMAFSENQLKKDPVTGKPPRLYVDIMGAAIPRSLCETIPIADGLLLQARVAQYNTTTVRLVLDIDSMKDHRVFSMENPSRLVIDVMGEGGKYADDQPAMETAESSEPLPLAQQFGLSVQKIVLDPGHGGRDPGAVGPNGLKEKDVTLALALRLKPILEERGYQILMTRQADVYVGLEERTAMANDNGADLFISIHTNASRSRKARGVETYFLGVAKTREASETAMLENAISQQALSDLEKILLDLTRTSNLKQSSVLAESIQDSLYAGLSESFGDVRNLGVKQASFYVLIGARMPSVLVETSFISNPGEEKLLSRKDYRDTVSQSLLNGIIKFVRALSSASGPRP